The following is a genomic window from Rhodothermus profundi.
TGCCAGGTTAGCACGACCGAGCCGTCGCCTGGAACGGCGGCAATCTCCTGCGGAATGGCGGCCGTCAACGGCCAGAAAAAGCACAACGCCCCCTCGGGAACAGCAAGACACACCTCCGGCGGCTGACCAAGCGCCAGCGCAAACTGCAAGCGGAAAGGCTGACGCTGCGGCGCAGGCCTCAGCGTGTCGGCCGCAATGGTTTTGCCCAGCAGGTCCAGGCGGCGCAAGACGTAACGGGCACTGTCGAGGCGCTGCAGATGAAAGCGAACGGCTTCGCCGCGCTGGTGCCCAGGAAACTTGCGGGCCGCCAGAAAGACGGCAAAGGAGAGGCCTTGCTGGAGTTGCTCAAGCGAGAGGGGGTCCAGACCCGGGGTCAGGGCAGCGGCCAGGACCACGTTGTCCGAGGAGGCAACCACAAGGCGGCTGCTGTCCAGGGGACTGCCCAGTTGGCGGAGTTCCTGGAGGGCTTCGAGCAGGGCGGTCTGGAGGATGCCTTCAAGGGGGTCAACTTCGGAGGCGGGTTGGGGGGAGGAAGCCCAGGGAATGTGGAAGCGGAGCTGTTGGTAGGGGGAGAGGCGGACCCAGAAGGTCAGGCCATTGGGGGAGGCGGCGATGCCGACCTGGAGGGCGGCGTCGTCGGGGCTGGGGGGAGGGACGGCTTCGAGGGTGGCGGGGAAGGAGGCCTGGTGGCCGGTGGTGTTTTCGAGGCGGACGGTGAAGGAGCTGTCGGGTTGGGGTTGCAGGAGGAGTCGGTACCAGCCGGGGGGAAGTTGGTCGTGGGGCCAGAGGAGGTTACCTTGCGCGTCATGTCGGGCCAGGTAGACCAGTCCCAGTCGGGTGTTTTGGGTGGGGTTGAGGGTGCGTTGTTGGAGGAGGGCGATCAGGGCGGTGTGGGTGGGGCTGAAGTGGAGGGCGAAGGAGTTGGTGTCAATGTCGGCCTGGAGTTGGGGGGGCGCTTTTTGGAAGAGCTGGGCGCTCTGGGCGTGGGTGGTTGTGGGCAAGAGGCTGCTGGCAAGGCTTATCAGGAGAAAAATCCCCAGGCGTAAACGCTGCATGGCTATCCTCCCGTAAAGGCCAGAGAAAACCGAAGGATGTTTCTGGTGGGGTACGTTTGCTAGAGGAGGTAAGAATGGCCAGAAGCAGACAAGGGCTATAGGCGCGCCGCTTACGGCATTTAGGAAAGAGAAAGCTATCCGGCGTCCTGTCCGCTGCCTCTGTGCTTACTCCCCCCGCATTGTTGTTGTGATGCGTTGCCGCAGGCAGCTCTTCAAGGGCGCGTCAACGCTCTATAGAAATTAAACCCCTTGTTGGAGGATAAGCTGTTAATATATGGAACGTTATGCCATGAGTTTTTGGCGCAGCATGGCGCATGGCTAGCGTTGAAGGAGTGCCTGGTAGGTTGAGAGGAGGAAAGTCAGCAGGGCTTACGCGTATAAGCGCGGACCCTGCCGGATGCTTTATGACACCAGTAGATGAAAGCAATGGAACTGCCGTTTCAGTATATCGCCGATCTCCCCCGGTACGTGGGAAAAACGGTTACGCTTAAAGGATGGCTTTACAACAAGCGTAGCTCAAAGGGATTACACTTTTTGATTCTGCGGGATGGTACCGGGTTGGTGCAGTGCGTGGTGGCCCAGGAGAAAGTAGATGCGGCCTCCTGGGAGGCGGCTGAAGAGGCGACCCAGGAATGCGCTTTAGAAGTAGTGGGTACGGTGGTGCGCGACGAGCGTCAGATCGGAGGGCATGAAATTCAGGTGGCGCGTGTGCAGCGCATCAGCCCGTCCGAAAACTACCCGATTACGCCCAAGCCGCACGGCATTGAGTTTTTGATGGATCATCGGCATCTGTGGTTGCGAAGCCGCCGGCCCTGGGCCATTATGCGGATTCGTAACCGGGTAATTCGGGCAATCCATGAATTCTTCCAGGAGCGAGGCTTCTTGCAGCTTGATGCGCCGATCCTGACGGGAAACGCCGTTGAGGGGACCACGACGCTGTTTGAAATCGACTATTTTGGGGACCGGGCCTACTTGAGCCAGAGTGGCCAGCTTTATGCCGAGGCGTTGGCAATGGCCTTCGGAAAAGTGTACACGTTTGGGCCCACGTTCCGCGCCGAAAAGTCCAAAACACGCCGGCATTTGACGGAATTCTGGATGATTGAGCCGGAGATGGCTTTTTATGATCTGGAGATGAGCATGGCGCTGGCTGAGGAGCTGGTCGTGCATATTGTGCAGGAAGTGCTGCGTCATTGCCGGATGGAGCTGGAGGTGCTGGGGCGGGACATCACGGCCCTGGAGCGCGTGCAGCCGCCTTTTCCACGCCTGACCTACTCGGAGGCCGTGGAGCTGCTCCGAAGCGACAAAACGGCGCAGATGATTGAGGCGCGTATAGAAGTGCTGAAAGCGGAGCAGCAAAGACTGGAAGCGGAGCGGACGGAAAACAGGCGTCGCTACGGGCAGGCTAAAAAAGCCGAAAAGCGGCGCATCGACGCTCGTGAGATTGAAATCAATCAGCGGTTGGATGAAATCGAAAAAGAGCTGGAAAACCTGCCTCAGTGGAAGGAATCAGCTCGCAACTTTCAGTGGGGCAATGACTTCGGTAACAGTGATGAGACGGTGCTGACCTGGCACTTTGACCGGCCCATCATTGTGCATCGCTTTCCGGCGGCTATCAAGGCGTTTTACATGAAGCGAGACCCAGAAAACGAGCAGCTGGCGCTCGGTATGGATGTGCTTGCTCCAGAAGGATATGGGGAAATTATCGGGGGAGGGCAACGGGCCGATGACCTGGCCTTTCTGGAAGCGCAGCTTGAAGCGCATCGTTTGCCGCGCGAGGCATTTGAGTGGTACTTGGATCTGCGCCGGTATGGCTCGGTGCCGCACAGTGGGTTTGGACTCGGACTCGAACGAACGCTGGCCTGGATCTGTGGCGTGCACCATGTGCGGGAAGTGATTCCCTTCCCGCGTTTGCTGGGACGCCTGACGCCCTGACCAGACAGAGACAAAATTGGTATTGGAAGACATGCGAAACGGGCAGGATGTCCCGTTATTCCAGAGACGTACCTATCAGAAGGAGTGTGGCATGATGCGCTGCTTTTATAGTATTGTTGCGCTGGTCATAGGAGCGTTGCCGTCGCTGGCTGCGCTGGGACAGGTTGTGCGGGTGGGGACCGAAACGCCCGCTGTGCCCACGATTACGGTTCAGGGAGAAGGTGTCGTGCGCGTACAACCGGATCGCGCTACCCTCCGTTTTGCTATTGTTACCCGAGATCTGGATCCGGAACGCGCGCGCCAGCGCAATGCGGAAGCGGCGCGCCGCGCGCTGAATGCGATACGCACCCTGGGTATTGAACCGCGCTATCTCCATCTGGAGACGCTTACGCTGCATCCTGTGCGGGAATACAATCCAAGCAGGCGACAGTGGGAAGAAAAGGGCTATGAGGTTCGACGTGTGTTGCGCGTGGAGTTGACCGATCTGGACCGGTTGCCGGCCGTAGTAGCCCTGGCGGTGCAGCGTGGTGCCAATCGGCTCCAGGGCATTCAGTACGATGTGTCGAACCGCGAAGAAATCCGAATAGCTGCCTTGCAGGCGGCCGTCCAGAACGCCCGGGAAAAGGCCCGCCAGATGTTAACGGTGCTAAACCGAGAGGTAGGCAATCCGATTCGAGTTACCGAGCAAGCGTTAGAGTTTCCTCGACCCGTCTGGCGTGCCGATCTGGCGGCGCTGCGCACGACCGAAGCGTCGCCTGAACCGGAAGCCTATGCGGTAGGCGACATAGAAGTGCGCGCGCGTGTGGAGATTACGTTTTCGATCCGCTGAAGCGCTTTTTGAGGAGATCCCGCCGCAATGGGGACCGTGGTATGTCGAGACGAGGCTTGATCACAGGTAGCCTGCAGGCGTTTGAGCACACCAGGCAGCAGCTCAGCAATATGATAGAGGCGGCCCTTCATACGATGCAACGCAGGTTGATTCCTGATGCTTTAAAGATGCGACCTGTAGGGTGACAACTATATGTCACCCCTTGTTTTTGCCAAACGCTCAAGGGTAGGCGTTGACCCCTGCCGTAGTGGACCGTAAATTAGCCGGCGGTTAAAGGAGGCCGAGCATGAGGCGATTGCGGCATATTGGCGTGTTGCGTGGCATCAGCCTGGGGCTTGTGCTGATTCTGCTGGCAGAATTGGCGCGTCCGCTCTGGCCGATGCCCGGTGCGTCGTATGCTACCTGGCTGCGGTCCCAATTGCAAGGCGTGCTGGCTGAGACCATCCTGGAGGCGGGTGTGCGGGAGGCGCTGGCGGCTCGGCCTTTTTCGCTGGACGCATTCGTTCGGGCTTTTCTGGAGGCTTGTGCGCGTCAGGATGGAGGAGCGGCGGTGCGGGCAGCTCTAGGGCTGCCTCCTGATATCGCAGACGATGCCGTACTGGCTCGACTGCTAGAACTGGTTCCTCAACTGGTCGCTGCCCCCATGCTGACGCCGCGCTGGCAGGCCAGCAGTGGAACGTTCTGGGCCAGCCCGCGCACAGTCGCGGTTGCGTTTTTCCGCAGTGCGGAACGCTGGGGATGCCTGCTGGCCGAC
Proteins encoded in this region:
- a CDS encoding asparagine--tRNA ligase, with the translated sequence MELPFQYIADLPRYVGKTVTLKGWLYNKRSSKGLHFLILRDGTGLVQCVVAQEKVDAASWEAAEEATQECALEVVGTVVRDERQIGGHEIQVARVQRISPSENYPITPKPHGIEFLMDHRHLWLRSRRPWAIMRIRNRVIRAIHEFFQERGFLQLDAPILTGNAVEGTTTLFEIDYFGDRAYLSQSGQLYAEALAMAFGKVYTFGPTFRAEKSKTRRHLTEFWMIEPEMAFYDLEMSMALAEELVVHIVQEVLRHCRMELEVLGRDITALERVQPPFPRLTYSEAVELLRSDKTAQMIEARIEVLKAEQQRLEAERTENRRRYGQAKKAEKRRIDAREIEINQRLDEIEKELENLPQWKESARNFQWGNDFGNSDETVLTWHFDRPIIVHRFPAAIKAFYMKRDPENEQLALGMDVLAPEGYGEIIGGGQRADDLAFLEAQLEAHRLPREAFEWYLDLRRYGSVPHSGFGLGLERTLAWICGVHHVREVIPFPRLLGRLTP
- a CDS encoding SIMPL domain-containing protein, yielding MMRCFYSIVALVIGALPSLAALGQVVRVGTETPAVPTITVQGEGVVRVQPDRATLRFAIVTRDLDPERARQRNAEAARRALNAIRTLGIEPRYLHLETLTLHPVREYNPSRRQWEEKGYEVRRVLRVELTDLDRLPAVVALAVQRGANRLQGIQYDVSNREEIRIAALQAAVQNAREKARQMLTVLNREVGNPIRVTEQALEFPRPVWRADLAALRTTEASPEPEAYAVGDIEVRARVEITFSIR